Genomic segment of Synechococcus sp. A18-25c:
CCTTCACTCCGAAGCTACGGCCCGCCGTTTTGGAGTGAATCCAACCGGTCATGCTGGCATGGGAGCCAAGGTCTCTGTGGGTCCCGATTGGTTTGAAATCGCGCGCACACCCGGTTCGACGACAGACGCAGAACATCTCGATCACACCACAACATCAGACGCATTCGTGCTGGTTGAAAGCCTCAATGCACTGCACGCAGGCGTGAAAGCAAGCCAAGGGGCGTTTTCACTTCCATTCGACGGCTGGCTTGTCAACAATGGAGATCGCACCTCCATCGAGGCAGCCACAATCGCGGGTGATATTCGCAATGTTCTCAAGTCGATTGTTCAGATCGAGCACACGCCCGTCGTCACACATGAAGGAGTCTGTCCTCACATCTGGGTGGATGGTCTTGCCATCACGGGTGACGCCTGACCAAGAGCTTCCGGTTGCAACGCTGCGATGAAGATCCTCTTCTGGGGCACTCCCACCTACGCAGTGCCCACACTTGATGCTCTTTGCTCAGCTGGTCATGAGATTGTCGGCGTTGTCACCCAACCCGATCGGCGTCGAGGGCGCGGAAAGCAACTCATCCCTTCACCGGTGAAGCTCAAGGCGATCGAACTGGGAGTTCCAGTGTTCACGCCCGAACGGATCCGAAAAGACCTGCCGTGTCAGCGGGATCTGGCTGAACTGGGTGCAGATCTGTCTGTGGTTGTGGCGTTTGGTCAGATCCTCCCAAAGAGTGTTCTTGAACAACCCCCGAGGGGATGCTGGAACGGCCATGGCTCACTGCTACCCCGATGGCGAGGCGCTGGACCCATCCAGTGGGCGCTGCTTGAAGGCGATGAACGCACCGGTGTTGGTGTGATGGCCATGGAGGAAGGCTTGGACACAGGACCTGTACTGCTTGAGCGTGCTGTTGAAATCGGCCTGCTTGACAATGCCCAGGTTGTAGCCAATCGGCTGAGCGATCTCACGGCATCGTTGATTGTGGAAGCCATGCCATTAATTGAATCGGCTGGCTTGGGCTGTGAATCAGAACGCTTTGCAAAGCTCAACGTCCGCCCACAAACCGATGACCATGCAAGCTACGCGCGCATGCTCAAGAAAGAAGACTTTGCTCTGGATTGGTCGGATTCAGCACTCTCTATCCATCGAAAAGTGATGGGTTTGTATCCAGGAGCAGTCACGCAATGGCAAGGAAAGCGTCTGAAACTAATGGCCACAGAACCATTGATTGCACGCCTGAAATCACAACTCACCGACGATGCCCAAGCACTGATTGGCCGGTGGACAACAGGTCAACACAAACCCGGCGAAGTTCTGGATGTGAGCGCGGCTGGTGTTGTCGTCAGCAGCTCAGGTTGTCCTCTGTTGATCCGCGAAGCGCAATTGGAAGGGAAAAACAGGAGCGTTGGTCTAGCCCTTTGGCAACAACTGAACGCCAGACCTGGCGACCAGATGGGCTGAAATCAGCGACGTCGTTGTCGAGATGAGGAGGGCGAAGAGCGTCGATTGGCACTCAGTCCTGCGCGGCGTCTTGGAGTGTTGCCGTGGTTACGGCGTCCACCACTGAGATCCAATGGAGGCGCAGAGAGGACCGTGGGTTCAAATCCTTTGACTGGTTCCTTGCGTAGGACTTCACCGGTCAAACGCTCAATCGCCTTGAGCAACAGGGCTTCTTCAGCTGCCACCAGCGAAATGGCATGGCCTGTCTCACCAGCCCGACCTGTGCGTCCAATGCGATGCACATAATCCTCAGCGACATTGGGGAGGTCAAGGTTCACGACATGGGGCAGCTGCTGAATATCGATGCCTCGAGCGGCAATATCCGTCGCAACGAGAACGCGCACATCCCCTTGTTTGAAACCCTGCAATGCTCGGGTACGCGCGCCTTGACTTTTGTTGCCATGAATCGCAGCAGCCGCCAATCCCTCTTTATTCAATCGATCGGCGACTCGATTCGCTCCATGCTTCGTACGAGAAAAGACAAGCACCTGTTGCCAATCACCGGAACGAATCAGGTGACTGAGGAGATCAGGCTTCCGCTTCATATCGCATGGATGCACAACCTGATCAACTGAACGGGCTGTCTGATTTTCAGGAGCGACTTGAATTTGCACAGGCTTGTGAAGCAAGCCAGTTGCAAGCTTGCGAATGGGTGCACTGAATGTCGCTGAAAATAAGAGAGTTTGACGATGCTCAGGTAGGAAGCGAATCAACTTGCGGATATCGTGGATAAAGCCCATGTCGAGCATGCGATCGGCTTCATCCAAAACAAGCGATTCAAGCCGGTCAAATATCACCATCCCTTGTTGATGAAGATCAAGCAACCGGCCAGGAGTGGCCACAAGTACATCAACCCCATCTTGAAGACGGGCAATTTGTGGATTGATCTTCACTCCACCGAACACCACATCGCTGCGCAATGGCAAGTGACGGCCATAGGCACGCACATTTTCAAGCACTTGCGCAGCCAGTTCACGCGTTGGCGTCAGCACCAACACTCTCACTTGCCGACGCGAGGCGCGTCGCCCATGCCGCAACCGTTCCAACAAAGGGAGCGTGAAGCCAGCTGTCTTGCCAGTGCCCGTCTGTGCTGCCGCCATCACATCGTGACCTTTGATCACTGCAGGGATTGCCTGCTCCTGAATCGGTGAGGGGCGGCTGTAACCCTTCTCGCGTAAAGCTTTGAGCAGGGGCTCACCCAACCCAAGGTCATCGAAACAGGCCTGAGCGGGTGTGGCGATAGGGGCTTGGCTAATCGTCGTGCTCCGGAATCGTTCACCCTAGGAGTCGGCCCCGACGCGGTTAATGAGAGCCATAGAGAGCGTGAGCCTGATGCCAGACGTGGTCAAGCTGCTCATCGGTGAGAACCAGAGACTGTGGATGCATCACAGACAGCCACTCACGACGCTGTTGACGATCGTTGTTGGCAAAAAAATCCTCTTCAGCTGCGAGCACCCTGAACTTGAGAAACTCAAGCAACACAGCCTTCGCCCGCGCTTGAACAGTCGTGGTTGGCGTCGACGGCATCTAGTTGATTTGCCAAACCGCATCGTCAGGAATGGCTGGAGCTGCGTGAAGGTCGACAGGCTCTTTCTGGGTGATTCGCCATTCAGGAACCCTTGTGTCGCGATAACTGCCGTGTTGGATCAACACGCCTTCTTGATCATCCGTGGTGGCGTAAAACCCACCCACCCAATGCGAGGTTTCGTTCAAGCCTCCTCGGAACCAAACCCAGCAGCGCTCGCGCTTCATGGATGCACAGAAGTCCAATGCGTGCAACGTTCGCACGGACCATCCGGGAGAACAGCACAGCGAATCAGTGGGCTACGTGCATTGAAGCGGCAACTGGGATCGCCGATCACCCAACCATGACGAAACCACCGGGCATCTTCGGGCTGAACCTGAGCTTTCACCATCAGGATCACCGAACTCAATTGGTAAGACCCCGAGTGCAGCCGGTAACGATGCCGCCGCTGCATTACGAAATAGCTGGTCTCACCATGGAGAAACCAACGGCCAGGCTGGGGCGGCTCATCCAGCTCGACACGATCCAAAACGAGCTCGCTTCCGGATTGCCGAATTTCCACCAACATCGTTCAAACCTCCTCTGCCGGCAAGGAATCTCGACGTGAAAAACCCCAAATCAACAGGGACATGACAGACAGAAAAGTAAGCAACTCCGATGGATGCAGGGTTGGCAGAGCGAGCAACACCAGAAGCTTCAGCCCCACGAAACCGACGGCAAGAAAGCCTGCTGTTTCAAGACGCGGATAGATCTGCAACCACCGGATGAACATGCCCGAAGTGAACCTCAACGCGACCACTCCAATCAGGGCCCCGGTCACGACCAACAAGATCTGATCACTGATGGCGACTGCAGCCGCAACACTGTCAATGGAAAAGGCCAGATCCGTGATGGCCAAGGTCAGCACAGTCCGACCAAAACTCACACGTGGCGTCGTGTTGACTTGTTCAGCACCAGTGGGCGGGGCTGAATGGTTCTGGAAATAACGAACACTGAGCCACAGCAGATAGAGGCCTCCCGCGAGCTGAATGGGAGGAAAGGCAAGAACCAATTGGGCCAAGAGGATCAATGCCACCCGCAAGACAAAGGCCATGCCAATGCCGAGATTGAGGGCACGTCTCTCCAAGCTTGGATCCTGCTGACCACGCGCGATCGCCGCTAAAGCGATGGCATTGTCTGCAGAGAGAAGAAGCTCCAGACTGACCAGCACAGGCAGCAGCGGAAGCAGCTCACTCAGCTGATCGACACCGTCCATCCAGGCGGTGAGAGAAGGGAGAGCAGCTGTATCCATTGCTGCAGCCTAGAAATGATGGACCATCAACAGCGGCATGCAGACCCAAGCGAAGCTTTGCCATCTCGACCAGGACCGATGCGTTGTGCTGGTCGAAGGATTTGAAGGAGATCGGTCTTTAGGAAGCGCCCTGGCAGAAGGTGTCACCGTGATGGATGCCGAGGATTTAGCCATCGCGCGTTTGCAAAAACGTTGTGCTGGAACACCAGCGTTGATCGGCGAACGTCCAAAGCCAACAAAGCCCTCAGCCCAGTCTGCGAGTGAACTTGATGGGCAACAAGAGATCAGAACGACCCCGATCGTGAGACAGCCCTCTGTAACAGCAGGAGACGCACAGCACACCAGCTCAGCGACGACCTCAGAGATGCCCAAACAAATGCCTGATCCTGAACGACGTGTGCAACAGCCCAGGCCAACGCCGCAGGGGAATCAAGCGGTTGAATCTTCAAGCCAAATGCCGCCAAGTGAAGCGCCAACCGATCCAGACGACTGGAGCGAAGAACTCACCGCCATCGACCTCGAACTGCAACGGATCGGTTGGGACAGGGAGAAGGAACGGATCTACCTGGAGCGAGCCTTTGGCCATGGCAGCCGGCATCGACTGACGCGATTCAACGATTTAGTCGCCTATCTCAAACGCTTGCGTGAGCTATCAGCAGGCAGTGATCCACAACAGACGTCAGTACCGCTGCGGCGATCCGATCTTGTGAACCAAAGTGATGAAATCCTTCAACGGCTGAATTGGCAACAAGAGCAAGCCAGAGAGTTTCTTCACCAAAATTTCCAGGCCACATCGAGACAACAATTAAGTGATGAGCAATTACTTACGTTTAATATGCTTCTCGAGGAGCAGTTGGTTGCTTTACCAAGCCAATAATATTGTCGATAATCGACTGCATCAGATGGGTGAATGACATCCACAAGCAATCGGCTGGTCTCCTGAGCGCCATAAGCGGGTATGGGCATGCCAACAATCACCGAATGAACCTACGGATTGGGATACATTCACGCTATTTTTGATATGAAACTATCCACGATACTGTCGCCAACACAAGCACAAGCACAAGCGTATCGATAATGTTGCATCGTCCCATCACCGGTAGCGAGAATCAGAGACTTATGGGCAATCAAAAAGCCCCTTAAGACTCTGCCAATGACAAAAAGTATAGTGTGTTAGATGAGAACTTGAGGCGCAAAAGTTCGATTAATAAGATCAAAAGGATTCAAACATTCTTAATCCCACTTGACGGTGCAGGTGTAAGCCGTTTCTGCGCCAACCTCTTGTGAGCGGCAAGATAGATCTGTCGGCGTTGAGCCTTGGGGGACTTTGGAGAGAGCACGATTCTTAGCTACCTCCTCATTCATCGCTTGGACGGTAGCGGAGCCAGACTCTGCGATAGCAACTCCACTCATTGCGCTCAAGAACAGCGCGGCAAAAAAAAGAGAGGTCCTGACTTTGATCATGATCCTGAAAACATCAGTCAGACCATGACTAGCAAAGGATTGGATTCCTCACAAAACAAATCAAGACCGAAGCAGATCGATCATTCCCGCATTCGCTTGTCGGAGTTGCACTTCAGCCAGGACCGAATCGCCAAGCGTTTAGAGGTTGTTCAGCGTTGCAATCAGCGCACTCGCAGCCTGAGACGATCCTTCTCCTCGTTGATCAAAACCATTTGTACGGCAGTGCCACCCAAAGCTGCGTGGCGTTTGCGTGCCAGCGCTTAACAGACGGTGACAGTTTCTTGTGAGTCACAGGGCTTTGGTGCGGTCCTGAATGACTCGTTCGCAACATTGCTCGCAGGGCTGACCGTACAGGACGGTGCAGGTCAGGTCAGTGGCAGAGTATTCAGCCTTGCCCATCCCCTCGAGTGCAGCATTCACTAGCGCGATTGTGACTTCGCCAATGCCTGGGAGGCGAGTCCACTCTCGATTTTTTGTCAGCTGCTCAATGGTTCTGATTCCTTGGCGCTTGAGACGCACATAGACGCCCATGATCAGCGGTACGGTTACGCCATAAAGAAACAAAACATGTTCTTAATCCACAACTCCCCCAAACAAGCCTTCCTTTTGGCTTCTGCGTTGGTTGATGTCCACCGACCCAATGGCACCTGGTATGTACAGAGCCAAGAAGCACTAGCCCATGCTCTGTTTTTAAAGCTTCTTGATGCTGACATCGACTTCAATACACACCCCGCGGTAGATGCCGCTGGTGCAGCAGCTCAGCTTCATAGCTCCAACGAGAAAAAAGAGCTGCTTGAGTTGCTGATCGCCTTTGAAATGCTTTGCAGTCCAATTCCCAAAAGTTTGAGCAATGCCATTGATGAATGGTCTCAAGTACTGGAATGCGACACCGAGCTGCTGAAGCTTTCACGAGAGCTGGCCAACAATGCCATTACACAAGCAACATCAGATTTTTATCGGCATAACTGGATTGGAGAGGGCAATCATCAAGATGACCCAGTATTCCAGAATCTTATCCGAAAATACGGCGACCACGCCTATGGATTATGCGTTCAAGAAGATCCCGACGAATATTCAAAATGGGACAACTTAAAAAACTTCCCACAAGGGAGTCTGGGACGGCAATTATGGGACTTTTACCAAACAAGAGGATTTAAACTTCCTGGGGAGCTTGGTGCTGGCAATTCCTCCCTGGCACACCATGACTGGATTCACTTAATCGCTGGCTATGACACCACCCCAGTTGGAGAATTAGAAGTGACAGCATTCATGGCTTCTTCTAGTCAATTTCCTGGAGTCACACTGGGATTTATTGGTGCGATCAGTATTTTAGAAACTGGCCTACTCCATTCCTTTTATGGAGCTGACAAGTTTGGCAAGGCTCTCTCATCAGTTGATGGCATCGACAGAGTTGCCCAGGCTATTCAACGAGGCAAATCCTGCATCGTTGACCCATTACTGGATATTGACTACTTCGCCATTGCCGAAACCCCCCTTGAAGAAGTCAGGGCATCTTGGTGGTCAGTATCAGCTTAAGCCTGCCTGAGTCAGTTTTAACTGGTTGCCATCAAGGTGTAGCTGTTCCTGAAGATGCCAAGTGGAATTTCACAGGTAAGTTTTCGATCTGGACCGTTCCCCTTACTGGCCAACCCCTGGGGGTCGATAATTGTGGTACCACCCTGCTCTTCGGTTTCCGAGGTTGTGAGTGGTGGCTGACCCTCTCGGGACAGCGAGTCTTCTCTGCTCGCTGAGATCCAAGTCGGGGCGACAGGATTCGAACCTGCGACCTAGTGCTCCCAAAGCACCCGCGCTACCAAGCTGCGCCACGCCCCGCTACCGCCACATAGTAGGCGTTGAAGGGGATCTGGCCGAAACCAGCTGCTGCGATGGGTTTCCTTCGTGTGTCAGACATTCCGTTGGCACTGGTTTGTCACTCCCTACGTCAGTCGCCTCCAATGCCAAGCCATAGACACGCAGCTAAGTAGGCGAGAGGACTGAGAACCAGCTCAGGGTCACGGTGGGGACCGCCTACCGGATGAACGAGCAGCGGCAGTTTGCCCTTAGCGAAGCCATGTCTGGCTTGTCTTAGCTTGATGTTGTTCTGGTACTGAAAAATTTCTGCCAATCGCCCTGATACCGAGGGTTGTCTTATCTCGAACAATCCACTGGGCAAAAGTATTGCTATTCGGGCCTGGCCAGTATCTGTATCGATCAGTAAAAGGATAGGTCCATGGAGACGTTTCAACTTTTTCAATAATCGACAAAGCCTGGTCGTCTCTCCATTGTTGAATACATACAGACGAACCATTTCCCACTCCTTGATATGGAGGCAGAAGATTCTTGTGAAGATGCCCCCAGCAAGTTTTGTTCTGATTGGCTTGTTGCCACACCTCCCACCTGTCACATTTTTGAAGCTGGCTACCGTCAACAGAACGAAATACCAGCAGCCAATAGTGATCAGCGAAGATTCCTACAAGGCTTGGAATCTTTGCTGCACGAAGCTCAACTTTGACCAAGAATTACTCGCCTCCCAGCACTCGTGACTCGGGTCGAATTCCACGACTACGTCAGCATGGCACTGTTCGAGCACAGCTGGGAAATGGTCTATGCGCCTTCGATCCACTGCAATTGTTGCTCTTGCCCTTGTTCCGCTTGCCTGCGCTCAGCAGCCAAACGCCAAGGATCTTGTCTGGCCTTCTGATGAAGAGGTGTTTGACATTGAACCTGGCGGAACCATCAGAGCCACCGGCATGAAACAGCTGATGGACGAGTGCAGATCGCTTCAGTCAGGCAAGATGCCGTTGGACCCTGAAGAGGACAAGTCCTGCGTGCAGCTGCACACGTTGTTGATGGCAGTCCTGGAAGACAAAAAGAGTGGAGGCAATGTCGTTGGTGGGCCTTGACCAAACCGGGTGGCTGAACTGTCGCCGCATCAGGGCTACAACGGAGTCACGCTGCTGACTGAACTGCTGCTTGCGCTGCGAGCCAATGACCCGAAGGGGTTCAAGACACTGCTGGAGATGGGGCTTGATGAGCTGGGGCTGGACGTGGTTGACGAGCTGACAAGGGATTTCCTGATGCCACTACTGAGCGAGGAGGAAGCAGATCGGATGGTGGGCTGGAACTGGGGAGTGAGTCTTTGAAACCGAGTCATTGCAGTGCTTTTAAAACCCTGTGACCAAGATCACAGAAGCCTTCGAGCCAGGTCATCGAGTCGATCGGTGTTTCCGGTGATGGTGTGTGCATCGGAGGACTTCTTCCGAACAAAAAGCACACTTGACATCACAAAAGGACAAAACAATGAAATCCTTCTCAACCAAAGAGTCCATTGAAATCAAGGACGGCATCACCACCGCATATGAAACCAGCGACAGCTCTAAAGCTGTTGACTTGTTTGTGGATTCCAGCGAAGCCTCAACTGCTCAACAAATTAATCAGTCCGCTCTTGATGGCGTTGATCTAAAGGTCGATCCCAAGGAAATCGCAAACATTGATGTAAATCAGGAATCAATTATCCAAGAAGCAGCTGTAGGTGAGTTGCTTAACCCTGACAGTATCTCTGAACTGTACGCAACCCCAGACAATCATGCAAGCCACATTCGAGAGCGTGCAGCCGGAGCCAATGGTGCAAATGGAGATCCTGATTGGGAAAACATGACAGACGAGGAGAAAGAGGAATTTGCTAGGAAGTTTGTCGAGGATCTATATAGTGGAGTAGATTCGGGCCTGCTGGATCCGGATGAGCCACCAGTTAGCCAGAAAGTTCTTGATGCCTTCGACGGTAAACGAGGGCAAGAATCAGACGAGTCAGAAGGTCAGAACGATCCAGCTGATCAGGGTGGAAGCAACGAACCGGAACCTGGTACAGATGATGGTACTGGTAATAATGACAACAATACGGAAAGCGAAGATGGCGAGGGAGGCTTCTGGGATTGGCTGAAGAGCTTATTTGGTGGTGATGATGATAATGGAGGGGACGGGGCAGAAGGTAATGGCTCCGGAGCCGAAGAAAGCTCAGAAAACCCAATGAATGAGCACCAAGGTGAGGGGGATTCTGAAGGCGACACTTCGCTTGAAGAGGTTGATGCAGACATCAACTTTGGCGAAGAGGGACAAAATGGTGGATCACTTGAAAGAGATCTAGGTGGCTTTGAAGCCGGCGACCCAATTACCAACTGGGGCCCTGACGGCAAATCTGGTGGTGCTGGTAACGAGCTAAGTATTGGCATTGGCCTTGATGATCCTCATACAAACTGGGGTGGCGAGAATAATGGCGAGGTATATGTTGAATCCGACTTGATTGAGGCCCTAGGCGACATCAATCCGGAAATCAATGGATCTAACGACATCAACTCGCAATTCGTACAGTCCATGACAACAGTCGGAGATGATTTCTTTTGATTTGAATGGTTGATGACCACTAATCTTGTCGCTGTCCATTTCCCGACAAAACACGCACCCCGTCGCGAGGCGGGGTTTTTTTATTGCTTGCAGCTGAAGCCGCTGACCCAGATGACTAAAAAGGGGTAACGCTGCAGGTCCGCTGATGGCAACCCTGGAAGAGTTCAAGGCAATGTGTGATGCGATGCCCGCTGAGGTGCAGGGTGAGCTGTATAGCCTGCTTATCTCAGAGCCTGCTGTGACCTTGCAAGCGAATGGAGGAGATTGCTCCTGAAAACGACAATCTCACAGCTGTCGAGGAGATGAACGGTTTTCTCAGGCTGATGGATGAAAGGCGCTTTTGCATATCGTTGAATCATCTTTTCTCTGAGCAACAAAATTGGCAGCATTGTTTAAGTATAAAATGTCTCAGATGTGGCATTGACATATGTTTTTAGCTTGGGGCGGGAGTCAAGCGGGAACTCAATTTTATAATGACTTAAAGTAGCGGCAATAGAATATATCCTTTCGTCTTTACAGCCAGGAATAGAATGGCCACCGGGAATGCGTCTATGACCTTTTGGTAATTCTTGATGCAAATTTATTGCATTATGGACGCTTGACTGTTCTAATTTGAATTTATCTTGCAAGAGATATAGCAGCTTGTGACTTCTTGCCTCTTTTACCCCTGATGCAGGGAAAATTTCGACGCAAAAGCGCGGTGAATCAAGGCATTTAATAAGGTCCAAGTCTAAACACAATCGAAAGCTAATATCAGGTATACAATTAAATTCATTAATTATTTGCCTGAAGTTTTCTACAAAGTTTTGCGAGAAATATTGAAGTAAACACTGACAATAATTCTCCGATTTCTCCTGCCATACGGTTGTATCTATAGATTTATAGACAAGCTTGATCAGCTCCCCTCTGCCAACCATCAATCCAAGCTGGACAGGGAGGCCAAGGATCTTAGTTAGCTGTGCTAAGTGCATGTCGACCAACTCATCACGAAACTCGGATCCCGTGAACCCAGGCGAACGATCCAAGATTTGAAAAAAGTAGAAATCATCAAATTTATTATCATCGCCTATTCGTTCAATGCGCTGAAATATACCCCCCAGCTCAACTGAATTGCCTTGCAAATCGAACTCAAGAAAATGATCGTATGGCAAGCGGTAAGGCAGTGGTTCATGACATCTATCGTCGTGCTCAGTGATTTTTATAATATTTCTAGACTCGCAAGAATTAACAAATGAATTCCTATTCGTGTGATCGCAATTTTCAAGATAAGCGGACCACCAAGTCGGCAATTCTATGGCTGACATTGATGATAAAGTTGACATGATATGAAATGATAGATCAACTCTTGGCGGCAGGAGGTGATGAAATTCGAGCATACAGCTATATTTATTTATTTTTTCGTCGGGAAAAATCTTTGAGGACAAGCATTCGCAAGGTTCGATGATCTGTCGAGGAAGATCTGCGTAAATCTCTTTAAAAACCCACTTAACCATGGAGTAAAATATAGAATGTCTTGCCAAGGAGAAATCAACTTTTTAGAATTGTAGCCTGGCCTGTTGTTAAGGGCTACAGGAAGTCCGTTTATGAGTTGCTAATAGTTGGCGCCATCGCTTGCACTCAGCGGGCGTTTTAGTATTTGCAGACACCGCAGCCGATCGCTGCTATAACCAGGCTGTAGCTCCAAGCCCTTCAATGTCAGAAGAGCAACTCAAAGCCTTTCTAGAAAAGGTCCAAGGAGACACCAGCCTTCGGGAAAAGCTCAATGCAGTAACCACTCCTGAAGCCGCCATTGAAATTGCTAAAGACGCAGGTTTTGCAATTACCGCAGAAGATATTCAATCAGTGCAATCGGTAGAATTGTCAGACGAGGAGCTGGAAGGTGCAGCTGGGGGGCAGAGAGGAAATCGAACTGGCATACAAACGTGCAATGTCCGTCCCTATGAAGACTGCATATACTAAGGCTACGCCCTAAAAGCCCCTGCTTGACAGGAGTTTTTTATTGCATCAATAATCTGACTAATTCCACAAATCAGCCTCCGATACCTGGCACTTAATATTATTCAAATCTGCTCATCAAGCCAATTGTGTCCTTAGGAACTTCACCTGACTACTAATGCTGCTATTCATGGCACATACACCCTCCACACCAATGTCAGAACAGCAGCTCAAGGCTTTCTGGGAAGCTACTCAGGCGGATCCAGCGCTTAAGCAAAAATTGCAAGGGGTCTCAGACCTTGGTGGGGTTGTGGACATTGCCAAGGAAGCGGGATTTACGATTTCTGTTGAGGAGCTAGAGAAAGCTCAAGCTGAGCTTTCGGAAGATGAACAGCTGAGTGGTGCGGCTGGCGGCATTTGTGTTATTTTCACTCACCGTTAGGATGCTTAGGGAGTGCAGGCATATAAATACAAACAAATATCACCCAGTAAGGTACAGTAGTGAAGCGGTAAATTCATTCTACTGCAGTGTTTTTATTGCTTCAATCGTCTGACTAACCCGATCAATCAGCCTTCATACCTGGCACCATCGCCCGCATTTGGCGAGCTTTTTTATTAGATACAGACACTGCTGCCGACTATTGCTATGACCAGGCTGTAGCTCCGTGCCTTCCCATGTCAGAAGAGCAGCTCAACGCCTTTCTAGAGAAGGTCCAAGGTGACACCAGCCTTCAGGAAAAGCTGAAAGCGGCTGCTGACGCCAATGCTGTTGCTGCGATTGCGATAGATGCTGGGTTTAGTATTTCTGCTGATGACTTGAAGAAGGCTCAATCAGAGATTTCTGATGAGGAGTTGGAAAATGCGGCGGGAGGGAAGCCTTTGGGGACTCAGACCTGCGGAG
This window contains:
- the fmt gene encoding methionyl-tRNA formyltransferase encodes the protein MKILFWGTPTYAVPTLDALCSAGHEIVGVVTQPDRRRGRGKQLIPSPVKLKAIELGVPVFTPERIRKDLPCQRDLAELGADLSVVVAFGQILPKSVLEQPPRGCWNGHGSLLPRWRGAGPIQWALLEGDERTGVGVMAMEEGLDTGPVLLERAVEIGLLDNAQVVANRLSDLTASLIVEAMPLIESAGLGCESERFAKLNVRPQTDDHASYARMLKKEDFALDWSDSALSIHRKVMGLYPGAVTQWQGKRLKLMATEPLIARLKSQLTDDAQALIGRWTTGQHKPGEVLDVSAAGVVVSSSGCPLLIREAQLEGKNRSVGLALWQQLNARPGDQMG
- a CDS encoding DEAD/DEAH box helicase, with protein sequence MGEPLLKALREKGYSRPSPIQEQAIPAVIKGHDVMAAAQTGTGKTAGFTLPLLERLRHGRRASRRQVRVLVLTPTRELAAQVLENVRAYGRHLPLRSDVVFGGVKINPQIARLQDGVDVLVATPGRLLDLHQQGMVIFDRLESLVLDEADRMLDMGFIHDIRKLIRFLPEHRQTLLFSATFSAPIRKLATGLLHKPVQIQVAPENQTARSVDQVVHPCDMKRKPDLLSHLIRSGDWQQVLVFSRTKHGANRVADRLNKEGLAAAAIHGNKSQGARTRALQGFKQGDVRVLVATDIAARGIDIQQLPHVVNLDLPNVAEDYVHRIGRTGRAGETGHAISLVAAEEALLLKAIERLTGEVLRKEPVKGFEPTVLSAPPLDLSGGRRNHGNTPRRRAGLSANRRSSPSSSRQRRR
- a CDS encoding DUF6464 family protein; the encoded protein is MLVEIRQSGSELVLDRVELDEPPQPGRWFLHGETSYFVMQRRHRYRLHSGSYQLSSVILMVKAQVQPEDARWFRHGWVIGDPSCRFNARSPLIRCAVLPDGPCERCTHWTSVHP
- a CDS encoding DUF475 domain-containing protein codes for the protein MDTAALPSLTAWMDGVDQLSELLPLLPVLVSLELLLSADNAIALAAIARGQQDPSLERRALNLGIGMAFVLRVALILLAQLVLAFPPIQLAGGLYLLWLSVRYFQNHSAPPTGAEQVNTTPRVSFGRTVLTLAITDLAFSIDSVAAAVAISDQILLVVTGALIGVVALRFTSGMFIRWLQIYPRLETAGFLAVGFVGLKLLVLLALPTLHPSELLTFLSVMSLLIWGFSRRDSLPAEEV
- a CDS encoding DUF3750 domain-containing protein, which gives rise to MVKVELRAAKIPSLVGIFADHYWLLVFRSVDGSQLQKCDRWEVWQQANQNKTCWGHLHKNLLPPYQGVGNGSSVCIQQWRDDQALSIIEKVETSPWTYPFTDRYRYWPGPNSNTFAQWIVRDKTTLGIRAIGRNFSVPEQHQAKTSQTWLR
- a CDS encoding Nif11-like leader peptide family natural product precursor; its protein translation is MSEEQLKAFLEKVQGDTSLREKLNAVTTPEAAIEIAKDAGFAITAEDIQSVQSVELSDEELEGAAGGQRGNRTGIQTCNVRPYEDCIY
- a CDS encoding Nif11-like leader peptide family natural product precursor, which gives rise to MSEQQLKAFWEATQADPALKQKLQGVSDLGGVVDIAKEAGFTISVEELEKAQAELSEDEQLSGAAGGICVIFTHR
- a CDS encoding Nif11-like leader peptide family natural product precursor; its protein translation is MSEEQLNAFLEKVQGDTSLQEKLKAAADANAVAAIAIDAGFSISADDLKKAQSEISDEELENAAGGKPLGTQTCGALVGRRCWNNNRPVSV